GCTAAGAGAACCCATGACTTCCACGGGAAACGCAAGGAAACAAGGTATGGGGAAAAGAACACATATGGAGCATGACCGCATGCAGATCAAAAGAAACATACCAAGGAACCATGACCTTGGCGATGGCATTGGCAAAGAGAATCAAAATTGTTCAATGTGTATTTTCAACAGAATTAGGTGCCAGACTTGGACTTGCCCCACACTCTTCTATCAAATCCTCACTAGCTTCCAAGCCATTACAGTAAACAACAGCTAGATCAGAAACGGGATCAGATTTTTGAACCTTTACAGTGGGAGGACAATCAGAATCCTGTGCGATGCTGCTGTTTCCTGCTTTCATGTTATTAGCAGCATCAGCATCATCAACGGGTGGTTTCTCCAAGGAACAGTGATGATCAGCACAACCATGTGTTTTCTTATTATCAGAAGCTTCGGGAGGCTCCTTTTGCTTTTCTTCAGAATAGACAGGTGCCGACAAAGCGTGTTTCCCATTTACCCTTTCATTCTGCTTCTGATACAATGACATGGCTCTCTGCAGAACAGTCATACAATGGGTTGAAGACAGTGATAAACTAATAAAACTCAAATGTTGAAGCATTACCATGGCACCAAGGCTCACCCTCGATCTCACATTTTAGTCCATTAGAGTGTGCATGTTGATTCAGATGTCAGTTGTCACAATTACATGCTTCGATATGCTTCCAAATAGGTGGTAATATACATATCTCGGTTGTGGGTGAAAATGGATTCAGTATTCAGTGAATATTGGAAAACTTAAGTCCTTATTTactttcatgaatttggatatttatataaataaaaattaaactatGTAACTATATCTCTTTGATAGAGATACTGATAGCAATCAGATATCTGAAACtttacaaatttgaattgggtttgaGACATTAAGTCAAACATTCATTGAAAATGGATTGAGTATTCAGTGAATATTGGAAAACTTAAGTCCTTATTTactttcatgaatttggatatttatataaataaaaattaaactatGTAACTATATCTCTTTGATAGAGATACTGATAGCAATCAGATATCTGAAATTttacaaatttgaattggatTTGATACATTGTCAAACATTCAGTGCATAAACTAACAACTGGTTAGGTGGGAATAGGAAGATTTTCTgttaaaaaatagaaaagaaactatcaataatcaagtttgttttctgtgTCCATCAATAAATTTCATTGTGCGTACGCTGTAAAATTTATCAAAGACAAAGCTATACCTTAAAAATAACTTCTTTTGCAGTCGGAAAGAACGAGTTCGAAACAGAACCCATGCTCTTCTTCACTAGGATGTCATCTTTGTTACTCTGAAACAAGATGAGTAAATTAAAACTGATAAGTTAATAGTATGAGCaataaaacaaatatataaaaactttttttttaatcttgaaaATATGTAAGAATTCAATACCTGGATAAACCTGTAAGCAGTCAAACTGCCAGCACAATTAACATCTGACATTCCCAATAGGGATGTGCACCTTTTGTACAAGTCTAAGCCTGCAAGATCAGGCGAGATATCTATTCTGGAAAGGTAGTTGGCTATCTTATCGCCTTGCATATTCAAAGGCTCAGGTGTTTTCTTGGATATGGACTTCTGGGGGAACTCAACAGCACTTTTAGTAGCGAGTGTATCATTTGATGGCTTCGGCAAACATTTTAATTGGGCAAGTTCATCAGTAGGAGAATGTGTGGTAGATTCCTGTTCTTTCTTCGGTACAGGAGTGTCCATATTATTACTATTTTCCCCCTTGCACGTCTCAGAACCTGTTTCCCAGCCCCTGCTGCCCATTAGCTGATTATTATCATCCCATTCTTGCCTCGCATAGATATGGAACTCATTATTGAACATAACATTGCTTCTGTCCCACATTTGCATATGAGGATGACATATTTGGTCAACTGGATTATGCCAACCAAATGGCTGGCCATGACCAGAAAACCTCTCAGCCATGTCATGCATGTGATAAGAAACTCCACCATGGGTCATATCCATGGAAGGTCTGATGCCAAATAAAGGCGGAGCTGAGAACTGGGACATGGGCGGAGGGAATCCAGCGGTAGGTGGACCATGATGTAAGGGCATAAAACCATTTGTAACTGGAGAAGGCCAAGATGGGGCACCTTTCCAGGCATTTCCATGTCCTCTTTCAAATCCAAGATCACCTATCCTTTTGTAACGACTATAGGATTTGTGATCACTACTCTGAGCTTTATTATCATCTTGATATGGGCCCAAAACTGAAGGACTGTCGATCTGGAGCCTCATGGGCGGTGGGGGGTGGAGGTGATTAGGTGAACGATCAGAAAGGTAACCACTTCGGTTAATAGATGATGAACCAACAGGAGTCGATTCCCTAACACAAACATCAGTCTGAGCCATGTCATCTAGGATGGGCTTATCAAAAACCGACTCTCCTCTGTCTCCATATTTGGAACTACTACTCCTTTGTCCTATTTCAATATCAAGGCGCTGCCTGGTAGTTCTGTCATACTTTGAAGGAGATCTTTCTGAAAACCGTCGACCACTATTAGCTGATGAAGATCTTCCCTTTGAATGGTTCGGTGAAGCACGATGATCTGGTTTCAGAGTCTTATCAAACTTTGAAGCAGCACTTTCTACATCATCCTTCTGGGTTAGCTTTGCCGATCGAGTACCAGAACTTCTGTCACGAAGTCCTGAAGAAGTCAAACTATCTCCTTTAGATGGTCTAACAGGGCGCAGTCTCTCTTCAGGTGCTGATTCTCTATGTGCAGATTCTGCAACCTTCGAGACATCCCTgcaaaaacatagattaaatcattcaCGAAGGACACTAGACATTTGTAAAACAAACTACAAGGGGTCTAGCTTGAcccctaaataaaaaaaaaagcctgGCCATTTTCTGCCCCTTAAAACCTGAAAGGCCTAAGCAGGATAAGCTCATGTCAGTCTGAATTTAAGATCCATAAGGCTTACGCAGGATGAGCTCAGAACCAGATTATTCATCATCAACCACCAGGAAAATTACAAAAAGGGAAGTAATCAGAGTATATAAACAACAATAAGAAGCCATAATATCCCAAATTATTTGAACATGAATCCACTCCCACCAAACAGAACAATAAAAAACATGAGAAGTACATACAAAATAGAATATTTTGACAATCATAATCAGGTACTAAAGTTGCTTGTCTAGCCCAGTAGGAAATGAAGGTAGGTAATTATGGGTCACTACCATCAAACAGATCTTTTTAATGAAACACAAGATTCCAAAAAAATGCACATTGCTGATAGATCCTGTCAAACTAAAAGGCCAACACATTAAGCAACTTTCCAGCACATGCCTGGTTTTCTACATAGATACGGAAATCTCTTAACTGAAAATTCAAATTCATGTCCCCCAGATGCCTGGTTTTCTACATAGAAACAGAAATCTctaagcatgaaaaattccaCAAGTTCCAAAAACTTGCAAACATGTTATCTTGATTATTCATATTAGTGGGCACCAAATTGTTGCTTCAATAAACCATCTAGAAGAGAGGAGCCAAAGACAGAGACCGAACTGTCCAAGTGTCACCATGACTAGAAGGAAATAAGTCAGTGGAAAAAATgaattacattaaaaaaaagtACCTGTTATGATCTTTAGCAGCATATGCGCTGGAGCTGGTGGAGGTTTTCAGTCGATTATATCTTGGACTTGAATCAGCCTTCTCAGCATGTTGACGCTCTGACCTAGGTTTATCATTACGAGAACCAGTCCTACTAGTGGATGCATTTTTATCAACAACTTCACGTCGCTCCTTTGCACCTCTTGGGTTCAGATTACCATGATCCTCTTTTTCATCAGAATACCTTTTCCTTCCCTTGCTATCTTTGGGCCTCGTgtcatgatcatcaacataagaATTCCCATCGTGATCAGTATCCTGAAGTTTACTTTTCTTATAATGACTCTCCGGATGTTTGTTTTCATCTCTAAGATGGCCTTTGTCAGATTTATCGTTCGTGTGATCTTTTGATATGCACTCATCTTGGTAC
The window above is part of the Musa acuminata AAA Group cultivar baxijiao chromosome BXJ1-1, Cavendish_Baxijiao_AAA, whole genome shotgun sequence genome. Proteins encoded here:
- the LOC135625071 gene encoding DEK domain-containing chromatin-associated protein 4-like isoform X1 yields the protein MPRSSRHRSHRSHKHSRDRSDSEEDENPRERRTTEEELAASLGARISRDPQSEKRRSSHEHAAKELVDTGNGDTSGEKKRKSREEEEVMAADRWNGGAENDHKRTKAEEFGPVELDKYSRSKAADSKGRSSSRHEDSNERDECGGKNESVKGKSDKDSSRRGSTVQYKDGKERDTDKDREAQDSRHHKSDDLGGIKPGSQAVADTEDIAKKKYTKINERLHSAEAEKGLEKHMKRDDSEDKDKWLDESRDFDEKRQSSRDDLSKNRSYRDEKHTGAKYRGKYRDEDDKDRKHRDDKYQDECISKDHTNDKSDKGHLRDENKHPESHYKKSKLQDTDHDGNSYVDDHDTRPKDSKGRKRYSDEKEDHGNLNPRGAKERREVVDKNASTSRTGSRNDKPRSERQHAEKADSSPRYNRLKTSTSSSAYAAKDHNRDVSKVAESAHRESAPEERLRPVRPSKGDSLTSSGLRDRSSGTRSAKLTQKDDVESAASKFDKTLKPDHRASPNHSKGRSSSANSGRRFSERSPSKYDRTTRQRLDIEIGQRSSSSKYGDRGESVFDKPILDDMAQTDVCVRESTPVGSSSINRSGYLSDRSPNHLHPPPPMRLQIDSPSVLGPYQDDNKAQSSDHKSYSRYKRIGDLGFERGHGNAWKGAPSWPSPVTNGFMPLHHGPPTAGFPPPMSQFSAPPLFGIRPSMDMTHGGVSYHMHDMAERFSGHGQPFGWHNPVDQICHPHMQMWDRSNVMFNNEFHIYARQEWDDNNQLMGSRGWETGSETCKGENSNNMDTPVPKKEQESTTHSPTDELAQLKCLPKPSNDTLATKSAVEFPQKSISKKTPEPLNMQGDKIANYLSRIDISPDLAGLDLYKRCTSLLGMSDVNCAGSLTAYRFIQSNKDDILVKKSMGSVSNSFFPTAKEVIFKRAMSLYQKQNERVNGKHALSAPVYSEEKQKEPPEASDNKKTHGCADHHCSLEKPPVDDADAANNMKAGNSSIAQDSDCPPTVKVQKSDPVSDLAVVYCNGLEASEDLIEECGASPSLAPNSVENTH
- the LOC135625071 gene encoding DEK domain-containing chromatin-associated protein 4-like isoform X2, whose translation is MPRSSRHRSHRSHKHSRDRSDSEEDENPRERRTTEEELAASLGARISRDPQSEKRRSSHEHAAKELVDTGNGDTSGEKKRKSREEEEVMAADRWNGGAENDHKRTKAEEFGPVELDKYSRSKAADSKGRSSSRHEDSNERDECGGKNESVKGKSDKDSSRRGSTVQYKDGKERDTDKDREAQDSRHHKSDDLGGIKPGSQAVADTEDIAKKKYTKINERLHSAEAEKGLEKHMKRDDSEDKDKWLDESRDFDEKRQSSRDDLSKNRSYRDEKHTGAKYRGKYRDEDDKDRKHRDDKYQDECISKDHTNDKSDKGHLRDENKHPESHYKKSKLQDTDHDGNSYVDDHDTRPKDSKGRKRYSDEKEDHGNLNPRGAKERREVVDKNASTSRTGSRNDKPRSERQHAEKADSSPRYNRLKTSTSSSAYAAKDHNRDVSKVAESAHRESAPEERLRPVRPSKGDSLTSSGLRDRSSGTRSAKLTQKDDVESAASKFDKTLKPDHRASPNHSKGRSSSANSGRRFSERSPSKYDRTTRQRLDIEIGQRSSSSKYGDRGESVFDKPILDDMAQTDVCVRESTPVGSSSINRSGYLSDRSPNHLHPPPPMRLQIDSPSVLGPYQDDNKAQSSDHKSYSRYKRIGDLGFERGHGNAWKGAPSWPSPVTNGFMPLHHGPPTAGFPPPMSQFSAPPLFGIRPSMDMTHGGVSYHMHDMAERFSGHGQPFGWHNPVDQICHPHMQMWDRSNVMFNNEFHIYARQEWDDNNQLMGSRGWETGSETCKGENSNNMDTPVPKKEQESTTHSPTDELAQLKCLPKPSNDTLATKSAVEFPQKSISKKTPEPLNMQGDKIANYLSRIDISPDLAGLDLYKRCTSLLGMSDVNCAGSLTAYRFIQSNKDDILVKKSMGSVSNSFFPTAKEVIFKRAMSLYQKQNERVNGKHALSAPVYSEEKQKEPPEASDNKKTHGCADHHCSLEKPPVDDADAANNMKAGNSSIAQDSDCPPTVKGD
- the LOC135625071 gene encoding DEK domain-containing chromatin-associated protein 4-like isoform X3; translation: MPRSSRHRSHRSHKHSRDRSDSEEDENPRERRTTEEELAASLGARISRDPQSEKRRSSHEHAAKELVDTGNGDTSGEKKRKSREEEEVMAADRWNGGAENDHKRTKAEEFGPVELDKYSRSKAADSKGRSSSRHEDSNERDECGGKNESVKGKSDKDSSRRGSTVQYKDGKERDTDKDREAQDSRHHKSDDLGGIKPGSQAVADTEDIAKKKYTKINERLHSAEAEKGLEKHMKRDDSEDKDKWLDESRDFDEKRQSSRDDLSKNRSYRDEKHTGAKYRGKYRDEDDKDRKHRDDKYQDECISKDHTNDKSDKGHLRDENKHPESHYKKSKLQDTDHDGNSYVDDHDTRPKDSKGRKRYSDEKEDHGNLNPRGAKERREVVDKNASTSRTGSRNDKPRSERQHAEKADSSPRYNRLKTSTSSSAYAAKDHNRDVSKVAESAHRESAPEERLRPVRPSKGDSLTSSGLRDRSSGTRSAKLTQKDDVESAASKFDKTLKPDHRASPNHSKGRSSSANSGRRFSERSPSKYDRTTRQRLDIEIGQRSSSSKYGDRGESVFDKPILDDMAQTDVCVRESTPVGSSSINRSGYLSDRSPNHLHPPPPMRLQIDSPSVLGPYQDDNKAQSSDHKSYSRYKRIGDLGFERGHGNAWKGAPSWPSPVTNGFMPLHHGPPTAGFPPPMSQFSAPPLFGIRPSMDMTHGGVSYHMHDMAERFSGHGQPFGWHNPVDQICHPHMQMWDRSNVMFNNEFHIYARQEWDDNNQLMGSRGWETGSETCKGENSNNMDTPVPKKEQESTTHSPTDELAQLKCLPKPSNDTLATKSAVEFPQKSISKKTPEPLNMQGDKIANYLSRIDISPDLAGLDLYKRCTSLLGMSDVNCAGSLTAYRFIQF